CTTATTCACCACGTCTGTTGGAAGAAAAACCATTGTAGCTATCACAGGGATTCTTTTAATCCTTTTTATCATCGCCCACATGTTAGGAAACTGGAATATGTTTTTAGGTCCGGATGCCATGAACTCTTATGCTCAGGCTTTGCATGACCTAGGCGGACTTTTGTGGGTAGCAAGAATTGGACTACTTGTTGTGTTTGTTCTTCATGTTTTTTTTACTATTCAGTTGAATATTGAAAACAAAATGGCGCGACCAGTCCCCTACTACAAAAAAGAATACATCAAGGCTAGTTTGTCTTCTCGAACTATGGTTCTTTCTGGATTGGTTGTATTTTCATTTGTAGTTTATCATTTGCTTCATTACACATTTGGTGTGATACAACCCGAAACCTATAAAGGAAATCTTACTGACTCCATGGGAAGACCCGATGTGTATTCAATGGTAATCTTTAGTTTTCGAAATCCTTTGATTTCTTTGAGCTATATCATCGCTATGTTACTTTTAGCTATGCATTTGGATCATGCTTTTCAAAGCGCATTTCAAACCTTAGGTTTTGCAAACAAAAGAAATTTCCCAAAGTTAATCCAGTTTTCAAGGGCTTTTGCTATATTTGTATTTTTAGGATATTCCGTCATTCCATTGTCAGTGTTATTAGGTATTATTAATTAAAATAATTTATAGAAGGAGTTCCTATGAGTTTAGATGGAAAAGTTCCCACAGGTCCGATTGAACAAAAATGGAGTAAACATCGTTTTGAACTAAAATTAGTTAACCCAGCAAATAAAAGAAAATACGATATAATAGTGGTTGGAACAGGTTTAGCTGGAGCCTCAGCAGCGGCTACCTTAGGTGGTTTGGGTTATAATGTGAAAGTGT
The genomic region above belongs to Leptospiraceae bacterium and contains:
- a CDS encoding succinate dehydrogenase cytochrome b subunit is translated as MIVKRLFTTSVGRKTIVAITGILLILFIIAHMLGNWNMFLGPDAMNSYAQALHDLGGLLWVARIGLLVVFVLHVFFTIQLNIENKMARPVPYYKKEYIKASLSSRTMVLSGLVVFSFVVYHLLHYTFGVIQPETYKGNLTDSMGRPDVYSMVIFSFRNPLISLSYIIAMLLLAMHLDHAFQSAFQTLGFANKRNFPKLIQFSRAFAIFVFLGYSVIPLSVLLGIIN